The genomic window ACAGAGGCTGGAAATCTTAACAGTGCTTCCTATACTGTATCTACTCACTGTATATGGCATGTTTACACACCTCCACTATGTATAAACACACTGTGATTAATATGCCTAATATTCTAAAGCCTCTGAAAATTTggcttgaaatagtaaaaatacatatatgatatcaaagttgagtgtctcatccacaaaaatctgattAGAAAACCTAGttataaaaaaacagcacattttgCTGCTTAGACCATCTCTCAAGAACATTTTGATTGACACCCACACAAGCTACTGAGGGCTGGGTAACTACAGTAGCTAACAACTAGGTTTCCATGGTGCAGAGCCGCGCTTCTAACTCACTGAGCCTCGCCTCCAACACGGTAAATATACTACATTTACTACATGTACCgttatcactaaaggaggcagaggaatagaTAAACATAAGACACTCCGAGCAAGAGGGcgcaggagagggagagggcgAGAgggaagccatcgctaactgctatGCTAAAGTGATTAGCAGATCTGAATAGCATGTAACCAACTGTGGGATTAGCGAGAAAGTTGctaaaagacagagagagctcagagtgcttgagcagaactagtgtaagtttaaatgtacagcaggtAATTAGCCGCAGTAATGAACAATATGGCAAAATTAACTGGGTTGAGATGCAGAAACGCAACCAATAACACAGAAACTGCGGCAACCGGAAGTAAGACAATACGCTTATCGCAGCACATCAGCATGTCATGTCATTTATGATTGGCTCACAGAATTAATTgcataatttaaataataaatatttcaaatttggATTGAAACTAATTTCTAATACTTGCTTAAAGATGCTTAATATTATGTACATAAGAACCAAAATGACGTAGTTAGAAGGCTTTTGTGGATTTGGTTTCCAGTGgctttaagtttgttttttttgtcaaaatgtttgaaaactaCAGTAGCGACAACTGCACATCCATTTTAACGCGCCTATGTTGATTCATGATATTATCAGAGATATAAAATTACATGATATTACTATTTATGTATTCAAACATCATGATAATCATAAAATAGTATGTCAGAGCACCCTGTGCTTAGGTAATATATTTCAGTAACTTACGTTTGAGGATGTTCCTCTGCTCCAGCTCCTCTGTGGTGGGTCTTTGGCTCAAGCGCCTGAAAGGAGAAAGCTGTGTTCACATACTTTCCTACAAGGAGCAGCAGGAAATTATTTACACATTACACTAACTTCTACAGAAAGACAAGACTTATCACagtaatatttattaaaaaaaaataaaaacattttcataattttacacccttttttttcttgttgttaatAAAAAGGCTCTTTGCCTCCAGCCTTTGTGCCTCATCTGGTAGAACAAACTAAACTTCAGCACAGATTTTCACTGTGTATCATTTGTACCAGAACATTGCCCAAAactataattaaaaaatattgaacaaTCTGTTATCACCGCACAGCTCAGCCAAATCTATGATGAAAATTCACACCTAGCTACATTTTCAAAGCATTtccagtgcatgtgtgtgtgtgtgtgtgtgtgtgtacctgactAATTTGGAGCCTATCTGCTGGCGTAGTTCGTGTCTCTCTGTCTCGGAGCTCCGTGGCAGAATATTTTTCTCTTCCAGCTCCTTCTTGCTGGGTCGGTTCCCCAGCTTGATGTTCAAGGTGTCTCGTCGGCGGATCTTGCTGGCCAGAGAGCCTGAAACGAAGACGCGAAACAGCAAAGTTCAGCTGCAGATAACGATGAAGGCATCACTGAAGCAAATGGCAACATGGTATTTAACTGACAGGTGTAAAAAGGAGTTCAATTCTGAAGTACTTTAATTACAAACATTGCTACAGAGGTGAGTCATATTGGATTAAATGTGCATCCGCCCTTTGATATGAGAGTTTTCAAAGCAACAGCAACTACAGCACAGCGAATCAGTTAAAAgaagaaatcaaaacaaaaaggagatGAGATAGATTTCAAAGAAAAAGACTATAGAGCAGAGACTTGTGGACTTCTTCATTGGGTTGAAGTTAATTGTCAGAACAGCTGATAACAGTACAGCACAGGAAGTGTGGTTTTGGTGATTTGTAAGTCAAAAGACAGTTTTGTGTTTAACTGAAGTGGAGTTTTCTAGATGTTTAGATGCATTTCAATGACTACATGATCTCTTGACCACATTTCTGAAATCCTACACAAACACCAGCACAGATTCACGTTTGTTTACAACCCAGATTAGTAAAACGGGTCGGCACGATAAGCTGTAGCTTTAGCAAACACCTTTTTCAGACTACAGAAATAATTATGTTctgttattgtgttgtgttgtttctctttatATCTCTTTTTTGCCTCTGTTATTGATTGCAGACTGAAATAAattgcaatttttcaagtctataAATCGAGATGACAGTCAACTAGGAGACGCTAGAACCGGTACGGCTAAAAGGCACCATTATAATCACTATGGTCACTTGTTTTGCCCGTTTCAGTGCTCGGCTTACTGATGCTTAAATCACAGGTCTGCCAGATTTATATAACAAACTGCAGGTGCACATGACTATGACTTATTGCAAAGTAGAGGATGAACCTAATGAACTGGCAACTCAGTGTACACTGAAGAGCATGAATCACTGtgtcaaatgtaaataaaaaccCAGAGCTGCTTGTTTCTACCGTCTTTGTCAAGCTATTCATAAGCCCGTATTGGAAACAATTACTACATGAATGATATATTCTCTATTCTATTCTCTATGTTAAATGTCTCACAAACAAAGTGCACGTTGTAATGtcacagtgtttcatttgtACATCTTTTATCAGAGACGCAGTTTTTTCTCTGTAGTTCCATTATTGTGTGTTACAAAACAAATGCCGTACTGCTTGTGTactcgtcttcctcctcctcttcttcctcctcgtcGCGGTACAGGATTGGTCCGTCGGAGTCCGAATCGCTAGCTTGACTGTCTCTTGGCCTATCGGGGATAACAGTCACCTTGGCCTGCTCTACGTTCACACTGTGGCCCTGCGGCTTTTCAGCTTGGACCTCAGCTGACCTGCAGGACACGTCAATGACACAGTGTGAGATTTGTACATCTGCGACCACCAAATGTTCATATTTGCACATAATTAATTTAAGTTATAGATTTGTTGTCAGTTCAGCACTTGTCATGTGACTCCAGTGAGACTACTGTGTGAATGTACTCTAAAAGGCATAGGGAATGTTTCACCAATGTGGCCTAACTAGATTTTTACCTCGGGCTATTCTCCCCAGCAGTCTCCagttctccttttctcttttcttcttcttctgctccctCCCCTCCCGTCCTCCCCTGTTTCTCCCCCTGTGAGCTTCTGTCCATTTCTCCCACTGTGAAGGAAGTGTCCTCTGTAACAGTGTTAATATGGGGAGATTGGACAGTGGGCTCCTGGGCTATACCCCTGTGGTTCTCCCCATCTGCGGTAGATGCACCGGTAGCAGATTTAAGCTGTGGATCAGCAGCATGACTGCCCTCTGTCTCAGTGCCCAAGGCTTTAGATGAGCCAGGCTGGGTGTCTGAGGAAAGGGGCGATGATTTTAACTCCCCAGGCTGGCTAGGAGTCTCTGTGGAAGCCTTTTGAGGTACAGAGGAAGAGGTGCAGGTGTCTGCTTTCCGGTTGGTCTTTGCATTTGTCCCATTAGTCTGTGCTGCAGCGCCTGCATCCTTAGACGCACGAGAACgaggggtggtggtggaggtggaagTGGAGGTCGCTTTTGTTGTGCATCCTGTCTTCTTTGGATGAGAAGATTTGGCTGAGGAGAAGCAGGAgcaagagagatagagagggacagagacagaaaatttaatttgtcTGTAGGTGTGAACGTGGCTGTGCGTGTGTTTTTGCAATATGACAGACTGCAGGCCTCTTCCACTTGCACCCTATCTCttgcccagtgcatgctgggatagatggatggacagatTCTTTCTATATATTCTTCATCTTCTGAGGTCCAAAGTTCTTTTTTCACTCTGCTGACAGAAGTTGATAAAATaatctcacctcaaggtccatttaatAGCTGTTCTGCACAGCTTTCAATCATATTCCGTGATCTTCCTCAGCCGAGGGTTGCTCAACTGTCACTGAATTGTAGAtgtttaaatttccatttttttttagaactttaaaggaatagtgcGTAAATACACTAAAGGAGATAATCAGCTTATCTTGGCATAAGGATTAGTTTAGTTAAGCATAAGGACCTCCAGTCTTATGCTATGGAGATGCGTAAATCTTGTAGAGGGTACAACAAAAGTGGTGTCAGTCTCCTCAAGTAACTccaaaaaatgttgaactattcctttaaagactTCTTATCCAAATTGGCTTAAAAGAAGATCATGATGACGATCATGTGATATGAACAAAAGTTCCAAAACAGCTACGAAATGTACTTTGGGGAACA from Thunnus maccoyii chromosome 14, fThuMac1.1, whole genome shotgun sequence includes these protein-coding regions:
- the phactr2 gene encoding phosphatase and actin regulator 2 isoform X3, which translates into the protein MGQTAVSAVSQPASVDGLEKSPSLASCDVVVDFATSTQNAPASRQQRGKLSSLGKLFKPWKWRKKKTSDRFQDLSKVLERKISTRQTREDLIKKGVLMPEQDEPISSENLNGHATSSVTSEEVTVDIESTETQLEEQASTEDKTAKSSHPKKTGCTTKATSTSTSTTTPRSRASKDAGAAAQTNGTNAKTNRKADTCTSSSVPQKASTETPSQPGELKSSPLSSDTQPGSSKALGTETEGSHAADPQLKSATGASTADGENHRGIAQEPTVQSPHINTVTEDTSFTVGEMDRSSQGEKQGRTGGEGAEEEEKRKGELETAGENSPRSAEVQAEKPQGHSVNVEQAKVTVIPDRPRDSQASDSDSDGPILYRDEEEEEEEEDEYTSSSLASKIRRRDTLNIKLGNRPSKKELEEKNILPRSSETERHELRQQIGSKLVRRLSQRPTTEELEQRNILKQKNEVEEQEAKQEIKRRLSRKLSVRPTVAELIARRILRFNEYVEVTDAKDYDRRADKPWTRLTPADKAAIRKELNEFKSREMEVHEDSKQFTRFHRP
- the phactr2 gene encoding phosphatase and actin regulator 2 isoform X2, producing MEEDEDTHPEMKYFPQLWPLPRLRSHSDTSGFRSRVLFRLRGARSVDGLEKSPSLASCDVVVDFATSTQNAPASRQQRGKLSSLGKLFKPWKWRKKKTSDRFQDLSKVLERKISTRQTREDLIKKGVLMPEQDEPISSENLNGHATSSVTSEEVTVDIESTETQLEEQASTEDKTAKSSHPKKTGCTTKATSTSTSTTTPRSRASKDAGAAAQTNGTNAKTNRKADTCTSSSVPQKASTETPSQPGELKSSPLSSDTQPGSSKALGTETEGSHAADPQLKSATGASTADGENHRGIAQEPTVQSPHINTVTEDTSFTVGEMDRSSQGEKQGRTGGEGAEEEEKRKGELETAGENSPRSAEVQAEKPQGHSVNVEQAKVTVIPDRPRDSQASDSDSDGPILYRDEEEEEEEEDEYTSSSLASKIRRRDTLNIKLGNRPSKKELEEKNILPRSSETERHELRQQIGSKLVRRLSQRPTTEELEQRNILKQKNEVEEQEAKQEIKRRLSRKLSVRPTVAELIARRILRFNEYVEVTDAKDYDRRADKPWTRLTPADKAAIRKELNEFKSREMEVHEDSKQFTRFHRP
- the phactr2 gene encoding phosphatase and actin regulator 2 isoform X1: MKMPTRLTEEATMEEDEDTHPEMKYFPQLWPLPRLRSHSDTSGFRSRVLFRLRGARSVDGLEKSPSLASCDVVVDFATSTQNAPASRQQRGKLSSLGKLFKPWKWRKKKTSDRFQDLSKVLERKISTRQTREDLIKKGVLMPEQDEPISSENLNGHATSSVTSEEVTVDIESTETQLEEQASTEDKTAKSSHPKKTGCTTKATSTSTSTTTPRSRASKDAGAAAQTNGTNAKTNRKADTCTSSSVPQKASTETPSQPGELKSSPLSSDTQPGSSKALGTETEGSHAADPQLKSATGASTADGENHRGIAQEPTVQSPHINTVTEDTSFTVGEMDRSSQGEKQGRTGGEGAEEEEKRKGELETAGENSPRSAEVQAEKPQGHSVNVEQAKVTVIPDRPRDSQASDSDSDGPILYRDEEEEEEEEDEYTSSSLASKIRRRDTLNIKLGNRPSKKELEEKNILPRSSETERHELRQQIGSKLVRRLSQRPTTEELEQRNILKQKNEVEEQEAKQEIKRRLSRKLSVRPTVAELIARRILRFNEYVEVTDAKDYDRRADKPWTRLTPADKAAIRKELNEFKSREMEVHEDSKQFTRFHRP